The DNA window TGTTATTTTTGGGATTCCCTGACTATGATTCAATATTAGAGTCCCAATTTCAGGATCAGTGTTGGTTATTGTGGTTGATCCGTTGTTATAACCGCGATCAATATTCTAATGACTCAGAATGTTTACCAATATGGATTCATGATGTATTTGTGAAGCTCAGAAAAAGCACTGACATTTCTGCACAAGAAGTACTCAACTATAAACCAATATATGAGAACTTGATTCCGGATTTATCTGTACAAGTTCCTGAGATTTATGCCAAGGGACAATGGACCCTAAGCGAGTTCATAATTGCTGCAAGATTATTAGATTTAATTGGATTTGTCAGGGGTAAAGAACAAGAGTGCATATTAGTCGAACAAGTATATTCTTAAATAGAATTGTATAATACAATATTGTAGGATTAATTACTAGTAACAATAGAGGTTTATTCAAAAGAAACTACTAACACACTTTTCTGCTTTCTCCCTTTCTAAATTacaaagcaaaaaaagaatgctAAACTATAATTGTGAGactcttttcttttcttgttgtatATTATGGTTAAATTTTAATAACAATTCTCTCTAATCTTGTTTAATACCACCAGCACCAGCGGTTTCAGCGCTTTCAACAGAGGCTTTATCGGTTTGAAcaccaccagcaccagTTAATGCTTCTAAGAATCCTGGAGCTGATTTGAATGGTCTTTTCAAATCACCAGAAGCTGGAACaccaaataaataaattttgaCAATGTTTGATTCCAAGGCACTTTTCAAAGATGAAATACTTTGCATAAACAATGGGTTGGTATATTTCATGTATAAATGCATAAATCCCATCATGGCTAATCCTGTAAATATACCTTTAATTTGTTGGTTGACTTGTTGTAAATCGTATTCCTTAACAGTGGTGACAACAGCTCTTGGTTCGGTTTGACCAGACATTGGGTTAGCTGGTTCAACGTATTTTAAAGTGGTCAAGTCATTCTTGGCATTAATCTTGTATCTAACCAAGAAGTAAATCAAAAATGTTAAAACTTGACATCCAATATAAGCGGCTCTGGTGTAGAACAAAACAGTTGGATCTTCAAAATCTAATTTTTTGGCTACTTGCATCAAAACAAGCATGATGACGATATTGGAAACAGCAGGATTCATGGCTCGAGTAGATATTAACGACAAAGATGGGATAGTTCAAACAAgtacaagaaaaaaatacaaattgttgaaaaaaaaaaaaaaaaaaaaagagaattgttgaaaaactTGCAGaaaggcaaaaaaaaaaaaaaaaaaaaaaaaaagaaaaagatccAGAAAATGTCCGATGCTGATGAGAATGTCGTAATGtgttgatattttaaagAAGGACACGCCGccaattggaaaaaaaaaagtgaaggAGGAGAATTTCCGTTACGACATACACTATCATTCGTATATATCTCACACGActactgctactactactactatatacataataatttttatttttatgcTAATAAACTGTCTTCATCGAATGAAACATCACCAAATTCCCAACAACCCAAATGGTTGGATTTAGCTTCACGTTGAGCAGCTATCAATTCAGTAACATACTCTTTAACTGCCGGTTTAACAACCTTGTTGTCAACAATAGCCCAACCATCTTGAACAAGTTGTTTATTGATGGTGTACGAAGAGTCTTTCAAACTTTGTTCGGCATCATATAATACACCTTCGTATTCAGCATCGGAACCTCCAGGTAATGCACTGATAACCAATTTCTTATCGTAAACCAAATCTTCTAATGCATAAATACTATCGGTCAAATAGTCAGTTGGTTTAGATGGAGGTAATCTCAAATTTTGCAATGTGGTAGTGTGTGCAAAAATAGGATATTGAGaaattccaaatttttcTGGTAATGAACGTAAAGAGCTCAATGGAACTTTGTCAATGTTTCCAAAATCCAAATGTTTCACTTCGTATTTACCAGTGGATTTATCGAAATTGATCACTTTGGCACGATAGAATTTACCATTTTCACTAAACTTGGCAGATACCAAATCATTCTTTTTAGGAGGTTTAACCAAATTAAATGGTAAATCACTAGAAGATTGTGATGCACTTGGCATTTGattatgaaattgttggaaTGCTTGTTTGAATTGAGCAAATTTTTGGGTAGTTGTTGCATCCAAGAAATGGAAAGATAATACACCAGTGTTTggttcaacatcaacaacttcaatatcaaagaATTTTGGTTTAGATGCAGCAAGATTGACAGATTCTAATTTAGCAGTTGATTCTGCCAActctttttcaacttttgcAGGATCATAATCACTCCAAATACCTTTTCTGGCGGTTCTAGCTTCGTCTTCAGCTTTAATCAATGCATTGGCGGCAGGGTTGGAATTGACAGCAAACTCATGAATCTTCACTAAACCTTGTTCCAATAActgttgttgaattggaGACAAGGCATTAGCATTAGGATATAAATTACCAATGAATCCTCCTAATTTATCGGTATcataaatttcaaattcgACAGGTCTTTGCAAAAATcttttattcaaatatttgaCACCTTCTTCATTTAAAGAATCATTCTTGTTATTAGACAATCCCCCCAAAATTAAAGTCAATTTCAATCCTTCCTTTggattaaataatttaacaCGACTAATAGAGGGAATAAACTCAACATAATACCCACTGATTCTTCCCTTTTGTTTAAatccattgaaaaaagttTTGGCTTTAGTGAAATTCTCAGAAGCATCGATTATTCTCGTACCAACAGTAAGAACTTTGTTCAAATCTCCATAAATACCCTTTTTGGATGATTTTTtagcttcttcttctaattcaattaatttatccCAATTCATTGAACGTTCATGTTGAGTGGCCTTATTATGTTTGATAACAGTGGCAAACCCATTGCTAATGATCAATTCGGAAAGATCAGTGTTTCCAAATTTAAAACTGACTAACAACCTGGCTTCTAAACCTAGATCTTTGTTAGCATCTCTGTACCCATCAATATATAATGTACCTTGTTTCCCAATCACTTGGTTTCTAACAAATTCTCTTGCAGTGGCAACCAATGCTTGTTGTTTAGCAGAATCAGTGGTAACGGTCGTAtcatttggttttggtgCTCTAACTGATGCCAATTGAACGGTGACTTCTTCGTCAGAATGTGGTAATCTGATCAACAAAGTATCAGCATTGATGACTTTAGCGATAGTgacattttcaattgtgtTGCCTGGTTTCAATTTGGACCCTGAAGTTCCTGGTACGGATTTTCTTGCAATAGTGGCATTGGCATAGATTCCCTTGCCCAATGCCTTGGCAGTTTGTTCTGCCTTTCTTAAAATGCTCATAGTGCTAGCTCCTACTAAAGTGGATTGCCAATCAACTACTTCAGCATAACccaattccaataatttctCATGGATATTGTTACCAGAAGGATGATTTATAATAGCAATTGGAACCCCAGTTTGACTTTCTCCGATAATTGAACAAGTCAATTCTGCTTTGGTAGTTAATAACTTGTCTTCAACAAACTGTTTGGCTTGTTGGGCAACTTTGACAATGTGTTGAGGTTGTGTGGTGTCATCAGTTCTTGGAGTTTTCAATCCTGCTAATAATAGAGTAGACTGtgcttgttgttttttattcaaaattaaacGCCCCACAACTCTATCTCCACTAATGactttttcaacaattaccTTTACCGGAGTTTTCTGggattttgaaataatgTCTTCAGTGAGCGAGACAGTTTCCACTGGTTTGACTTTGTCAGACCATAATCCAACTTGTTTTATTCTGGctccattttcaatttccttCAATTCATAAATGTAATCATCGGTATCAGCATTCACATTATCTCTTAATTTAACATAACCTTGagttaataaatattcaatcaaagatttgaaaattggaGATGAAATATCACCAAATTCTCTATTAGCAATCTTGGCAGAaactttgaatttgatcTCTTTaccaattaataattgacgTAAGTATTCTTTTGATTggaattcatcaattggtCTAACGTGTTCTAAAGTGAGAAGTCTTTCTGGAGGTGGGAATTGAGAAGTTTTTGATGGTGTTAAAACAACTGAGTCTCCACTCAAAACATTCTTAACTTTTGCTACAAACACTGACATTTCTTAATTGGGAGTTTCGTGTtaaaatttaatgatttaaaaaaaaaaaaaaaagaaaatgag is part of the Candida dubliniensis CD36 chromosome R, complete sequence genome and encodes:
- a CDS encoding inorganic phosphate transporter, putative (Similar to S. cerevisiae PHO88), which codes for MNPAVSNIVIMLVLMQVAKKLDFEDPTVLFYTRAAYIGCQVLTFLIYFLVRYKINAKNDLTTLKYVEPANPMSGQTEPRAVVTTVKEYDLQQVNQQIKGIFTGLAMMGFMHLYMKYTNPLFMQSISSLKSALESNIVKIYLFGVPASGDLKRPFKSAPGFLEALTGAGGVQTDKASVESAETAGAGGIKQD
- a CDS encoding transcription factor (Snd1/p100), putative, whose protein sequence is MSVFVAKVKNVLSGDSVVLTPSKTSQFPPPERLLTLEHVRPIDEFQSKEYLRQLLIGKEIKFKVSAKIANREFGDISSPIFKSLIEYLLTQGYVKLRDNVNADTDDYIYELKEIENGARIKQVGLWSDKVKPVETVSLTEDIISKSQKTPVKVIVEKVISGDRVVGRLILNKKQQAQSTLLLAGLKTPRTDDTTQPQHIVKVAQQAKQFVEDKLLTTKAELTCSIIGESQTGVPIAIINHPSGNNIHEKLLELGYAEVVDWQSTLVGASTMSILRKAEQTAKALGKGIYANATIARKSVPGTSGSKLKPGNTIENVTIAKVINADTLLIRLPHSDEEVTVQLASVRAPKPNDTTVTTDSAKQQALVATAREFVRNQVIGKQGTLYIDGYRDANKDLGLEARLLVSFKFGNTDLSELIISNGFATVIKHNKATQHERSMNWDKLIELEEEAKKSSKKGIYGDLNKVLTVGTRIIDASENFTKAKTFFNGFKQKGRISGYYVEFIPSISRVKLFNPKEGLKLTLILGGLSNNKNDSLNEEGVKYLNKRFLQRPVEFEIYDTDKLGGFIGNLYPNANALSPIQQQLLEQGLVKIHEFAVNSNPAANALIKAEDEARTARKGIWSDYDPAKVEKELAESTAKLESVNLAASKPKFFDIEVVDVEPNTGVLSFHFLDATTTQKFAQFKQAFQQFHNQMPSASQSSSDLPFNLVKPPKKNDLVSAKFSENGKFYRAKVINFDKSTGKYEVKHLDFGNIDKVPLSSLRSLPEKFGISQYPIFAHTTTLQNLRLPPSKPTDYLTDSIYALEDLVYDKKLVISALPGGSDAEYEGVLYDAEQSLKDSSYTINKQLVQDGWAIVDNKVVKPAVKEYVTELIAAQREAKSNHLGCWEFGDVSFDEDSLLA